The Streptomyces laurentii region GCCCTCCTCGGCGGCGGCCGCGGCCGCCTCCAGGCAGGTCTTCACCATCGGCCCGTACGCGACGAGCGTGAGGTCCGTGCCCTCGCGGGCGACCCGGGCCTTGTGCAGCTCGCCGGGGATGGCCTCGGTGTCGAGTTCGCCCTTGTCCCAGTAACGGCGCTTGGGCTCGAAGAAGATCACCGGGTCGTCGCTCTGGATGGCCTGCTGGAGCATCCAGTAGGCGTCCGAAGAGTTCGCCGGGGTGACCACCTTGAGGCCCGCGACGTGCGCGAACAGCGCCTCGGGGGACTCCGAGTGGTGCTCGACCGCGCCGATGCCGCCGCCGTACGGGATACGGATGACGACCGGCATCTTGACCTTGCCGAGCGACCGGGCGTGCATCTTCGCGAGCTGCGTGACGATCTGGTCGTACGCGGGGAAGACGAAACCGTCGAACTGGATCTCCACGACCGGGCGGTAGCCGCGCAGCGCGAGACCGATCGCGGTGCCGACGATGCCGGACTCCGCGAGCGGGGTGTCGATCACCCGGTCCTCGCCGAAGTCCTTCTGCAGACCGTCGGTGATCCGGAAGACGCCGCCGAGCTTGCCGACATCGAGCCCCATGACGATGACCTTGGGGTCGGTCTCCAGGGCCTTGCGCAGCGACTCGTTGAGCGCCTTGGCCAGGGGAAGCTTCTGAACAGCCATGATTACTCGGCCTCTCCGCCCTCGAAGGACGCCTGGTAGGCGGCGTACTGCGCCCGCTCCTCGTCGACCAGCGCGTGCCCGTCCGCGTACACGTTGTCGAACATCGCCATGTGCTCCGGGACGGGCATGGCGCGGACGACCTCGCGGACGCGCTTGCCGAGCGTCTCGCTCTCCGCTTCGAGCTCCTCGAAGAAGGCGGCGTCGGCGTGGCCCTCGCGCTCCAGGTACACCTTGAGGCGCTGGATCGGGTCCTTGGCCTCCCACGCCTCGCGCTCCGCGTCACGGCGGTAGCGGGTCGGGTCGTCGGAGGTGGTGTGAGCGGCCATGCGGTACGTGAACGCCTCGATGAGCGTCGGGCCCTCGCCGCGGCGGGCGCGCTCCAGGGCCGCCCGGGTCACGGCCAGGCAGGCGAGGACGTCGTTGCCGTCCACGCGGATGCCGGGGAAGCCGAAGCCGCGGGCGCGCTGGTACAGCGGGACGCGGGTCTGCTTCTCGGTCGGCTCGGAAATGGCCCACTGGTTGTTCTGGCAGAAGAACACGACCGGGGCGTTGTAGACCGCGGAGAAGACGAACGACTCGTTGACGTCGCCCTGGCTGGAGGCGCCGTCGCCGAAGTACGCGAGCACGGCCGAGTCCGCGCCGTCCTTGGTGATGCCCATGGCGTAGCCGGTGGCGTGCAGGGTCTGCGAGCCGAGGACGATCGTGTACAGGTGGAAATTGTTGGTGTTCGGGTCCCAGCCGCCGTTGTTCACACCGCGGAACATGCCGAGGAGGTTGGTCGGGTCGACCCCGCGACACCACGCGACACCGTGCTCACGGTAGGTGGGGAAGACGTAGTCGTCGTCCCGCAGCGCGCGGCCGGAGCCGATCTGCGCGGCCTCCTGGCCGAGCAGCGAGGCCCACAGGCCCAGCTCGCCCTGCCGCTGCAGCGCGGTGGCCTCGGCGTCGAAACGACGCGTCAGGACCATGTCGCGGTACAGGCCGCGCAGCTCGTCGGCGCTCAGGTCGATGTCGTACTCAGGGTGCTGAACGCGCTCGCCCTCGGGCGTCAGCAGCTGGACGAGCTCGGGCTCGTGGGGCTGCGGGGACGCCTGGGACGGCTTCGCCGCCTGGGCCTTGGCGGTCTGGCCCTTGGCGCGCGTCGTCTTCTTGGCGGCGCTCGCGCTGGCGGTCTTCTTGGTGGTGCTCGCGCTTGCGCTAGCGCCGGCGCTTGCGGTGCGCTTGGTGCCGCTGCTGCGCGTCGCCTTGCGCGCGGCAGTGCTCTCCACGGTCACGTGCGTGCTCCTCCGTCGGTCCGGCCCCCGGGTTCGCCGGTAAGGGCCTGGGGTCCCCCCTATCAAAGGTAGGGGGAGGCTCTCCGCCTCATCCGTTCCCTTCGCACGGGGTGGGTGCGACGGTGGCCGGGGTCGGGCGTGACAGGTGCCCCGGCGAACGCCGTCATAGGCACGTTACCCATCACGCAACAATTCCGCGAAACCCTCGTTGACCTGCGATTTTGCTTGGATTTCCAAGTAAATCGAGAAATTCGGGACTCTTCGCTGGTCAGCGCACTGGACAACGGCCCGACGCCGTCGTCGGAACAACCGGCACGTTATCCCGGGCACCCCGGGCACGGGAAGAGTGAATATGTGAGACTGACTCCGTGCGCGAAGAAGGAAAAATCAGGGTTTTTCTGCTGGATGACCACGAAGTCGTCCGGCGCGGCGTCCACGAGCTGCTCTCCGTGGAGGACGACATCGAGGTCGTCGGCGAGGCCGGCACGGCCGCGGACGCCCTGGTGAGGATTCCCGCGACCCGCCCCGACGTGGCGGTTCTCGACGTCCGGCTGCCGGACGGCAGCGGCGTCGAGGTGTGCCGCGAGGTGCGCTCCCAGGACGACGAGATCAACTGCCTGATGCTCACCTCGTACGCGGACGACGAGGCGCTCTTCGACGCGATCATGGCAGGTGCCTCGGGGTACGTGCTCAAGGCCATCCGCGGCAACGAGCTCCTGAACGCGGTCCGCGACGTCGCCGCCGGCAAGTCGCTGCTCGACCCGGTGGCCACCGCGCGCGTCCTGGAGCGGCTGCGGGACGGCAACAGTCCCAAGCGCGACGACCGGCTCGCCAACCTGACCGAGCAGGAGCGCAAGATCCTGGACCTGATCGGCGAGGGCCTGACCAACCGGGCCATCGGCGAGCGGCTCCACCTCGCGGAGAAGACCATCAAGAACTACGTCTCCAGTCTGCTGTCGAAGCTGGGCATGGAGCGCCGCTCGCAGGCCGCCGCCTTCGTCGCCCGCATGCAGGCCGAGCGCCGCTGACCCGCCGCTGATCCACCGCTGATCCACTGCCGGGTCCCGGCCGGGTCCCGGCCGGGTTCGTCCGGAAGGGCGCGCTCGGGGGCATCGGGCCCGGTTTTCGGGACCTATGTCCCCGTCCATCCGGGGCAGGGGCCCCTTTCCCGACACGATGCTGGTGACGGACAGTGGACCCCATGTCCACCGACCCCATGTCCGCCGAGGAGATCCGCGCCATCGAGCTGCTGCGTCGTGTGTCCTACGGAAGAGTGGCCACGAGCATGCGGGCGATGCCGTTCGTCGCGCCCGCGCGCCACATCGTGACCGAGGGCTGTGTCCTCATCCGCATGCACCGGGGACTCGGCTACCACCGGGCGTGCAACGGCAGCGTCGTCGCGTACGGGGCGGACAACCTCAGCGCCGGCCCCGAGGAGCTGTGGTCCGTCCAGTTCACCGGCACCGCGCGGACCGTCGAGCCGACGGCCGAACAACTGGCGGCTTTCGGCACGACGCCGGACACCGTGGACGGCGAGCCCTACGACCCGGTCTACCTGCGCATCGACCCGCAGTTCGTCACCCTGCACACGATCGACTACCCGCACACGGCGGCCGGATCCGACCCCTCCGCGACCGCCGATCCCGCCAAGCGACAGCTCCACCACGTAGCGTGATCTAACATCTGCGGAGTGCCGCGCTCATCTGTACCCCCGGCCACCCCCGTGGCCGCCGCCCCGGCCCCGCCCGTCGGCGCCCTGCTGCGCCGTTACGCGGACGCGGGCGAGCCGCTGTCCTGCGAACCCGTCGCCCAGGGCCTGCTCAACCGCAGCTACCGGCTGGCCACCACCCGCGGCCACTACTTCCTCAAGCAGCACCTCGACGCCCCCACCGCCGACCGGGACACCATCGCCCGCCAGCACCGGGCCACCGAGCGGCTGCACGCCCTCGGGCTGCCGGTCGCGCCGCCGCTGCCCGACGCCGCCGGCCGTACGGTCGCCGTCATCGGCGGCCACTGCTATGCCCTGCACCCCTGGATCGACGGCCGGCACCGCGACGGCGCCCAGCTGTGCACCGCCGGGTCACGGCGCCTCGGCGCTCTCCTCGGACGTGTCCACACCGGCCTGGAACGGGTCATGGGCGCCCCCGTCCCGGCCCGGCGGACGGCGGGTTCCGGCCACACGCCGGAGACCGGGGCCGGGGCCGGGCACGAGAGCGCGCGGCCCGAGGACACGTTCCTGCTGATCGACGACCTGCTCCGGCTCGTCCGGAGCCGCCCCGCCCGCGACAGCTTCGACGAACTGGCCGAACACCGGCTCCGCGAGCGGCGGGTGCTGCTCGCCGCGCACGCCCACCGCCGCCCGCCGGCCCCCGCCGCGACCGGCTGGGTGCACGGCGACTTCCATCCCCTCAACCTGCTCTACCGGGGCGCCGAACCCGCCGCGATCGTCGACTGGGACCGGCTGGACGTCCGCCCGCGCGCCGAGGAGGCCGTCCGGGCCGCCGCGATCTTCTTCGTCCGGCCCACGGGGGAGCTGGCGCTCGACAAAGTACGGGCATATGCCAGGGCGTACCGGCGCGCGACGGGCGCGGACGGCGCCGAACTGGCCACGGCGGTCGACCGGGTGTGGTGGGAGCGCCTGAACGACTTCTGGACCCTGCGCTGGCGCTACCAGCTGGACGACCGAAGGGCCGACCCGCTGTTTCCGGCGGTGTCGGCCCTGGTGGTGTGGTGGACGCGCGCGTACCCGGCGGTGCGCGACGCGTTCACGGACTAGCTGATCGGCTGCTTACGAGGGGGTGCCGCCCGCGCCGCCCGCTCCGGCCGAGGCGCCCGTCGAGGTACCCGTACCGGACGTAGTGCCCGTCGAGGTACCCGTACCGGACGACGTGCCCGTGGACGTCCCCGTACCGGACGAAGTGCCCGTCGAGGTGCCCGTACCGGAGGACGAGCCCGACGAGGAGCCGGTCGGGCCGCCGTCGCCGGTGCCCTCCGAGGTCCCCTCGCTGGTGCCCTCGCTCGCGCCCGTGCCACCGTCCGTCGAGGTCGTCGGCGGCGCGGTCGGCTCCTGGGTGGCCGGCGGCGCGGTCGTCGGGCGGTGCGACGGCCGGTAGGTCGGCTTCTGCCAGGACCCCTGACCGCCGTTCGACGAGGAGTCACCGGTGGTGCCCGAATCGGTCGACGGCTCGTCCGAGGGCTCGGTCGACGGGTCGTCCTTGCCCGGACTCGGCTTCTCGCTGCTGGCCGGCGGCTTGGTGTTGCCGTCGTCGGCCGGCTTGTCGGGCTGCATCGCGTACGCGACACCCGCGATGATCGCGATCAGCGCGAGCGCCACGAACAGCGCCAGCTTGCCGCGCCCGCCTCCCGGGCGTCCGCCCTGGTGACCGTAGCCGTCGGCCGGCACGTACCCGCCGGCCGCACCGTCGTCCCGGTTCATCGGCGGCAGGATCGGACCCTGCGCGGTCTCGTAGTGCGGCGGGTGCGCCATCGCCGTCGTCGCGGCGACGCCGCCGACCGGGGTGTGCGCGGTCTCGTGGGCCATGACCGGGCCGGTGCTCCACTGCCCCGTGTGACTGCCCATGTCCTGGAGCATCTGGATGCCGTACTGGACCAGGCCGCGCATCTCCTCGGCGCTCTGGAACCGGTCGTCCGGGTCCTTGGCGAGCGCGCGCATGGCGAGGCCGTCCAGCTCCGGCGGCGACCCGGGGGCCACCTCGGACGGCGGGATCGGGGTGTCCTGGACGTGCTGGTAGACCACCGACAGCGGCGTCTCGCCGGTGAACGGGGGCCGCAGCGCGAGCAGTTCGTAGAGCAGACAGCCCGTCGCGTACAGGTCGGAGCGGTGGTCGACGGCCTTGCCGAGCGCCTGCTCCGGGGAGAGGTACTGCGGCGTGCCCATGACCATGCCGGTCTGCGTCATCGTCGACTGCGCGCCGTGCAGGGCGCGGGCGATGCCGAAGTCCATGACCTTGACGGCGCCGGAGTTGGTGATGATGACGTTGGCCGGCTTGATGTCCCGGTGCACGATGCCGTGCTGGTGGGAGTAGGCCAGCGCCTCCAGGACACCGGAGACGATGATCAGGGCCTGCTCGGGACCGGGCGCCTCGGCGCTGATCAGCAGGTCGCGGATGGTGCGGCCCTCGACCAGTTCCATGACGATGTACGGGACGGACTGGTCGCCGACGACGTCCTCGCCCGAGTCGTACACGGCCACGATCGCATGGTGGTTGAGACCCGCGACCGACTGCGCCTCGCGCGTGAAGCGGGCCTTGGAGACGGGATCCTCGGCGAGGTCGGCGCGCAGCAGCTTCACGGCGACCGTGCGCCCGAGCCGGACGTCTTCAGCCGCGAACACCTCGGCCATGCCACCACGGCCCAGCCGGTGGGTCAGCCGGTAACGGCCGTCGCCGACGACGCCGCCGACGCCCCAGGACTCGGCCGCCGCGTCCGGCACACCGCCGCCTGCTCCGGATTCGGATGCCATCAGTCCTCGCCGTCGGTCGTCTGTCGTGCCGTGTCCAGTCGTCACGCTACAGGCTCCGCACGACATCACGGTCCGCGATGGACCGGCCATCCAACTAGGGGAACGTACGCCTGTGCAAATCCGGTGGCGTCCGCTCGCCACCGGGCCCGTGCGGCCCCGAACCGCACCGTCACCCTTCGCCGGTTGCCGCCGCACGCAGTGTCACGGTACGAGAACGGAACAGGCGCCGAACCCGTATCGAACCGGCACCGACCCGGCACGGAGCCGGTGCCGAGCTTGACGTGACACCGGCCTCGGGCAGACTTGGCCAGGAAAATCCGGATCAGCGCCGCCACGCGCGCGTAGGGGGAAGCACAGATGAGCCAGGACGGCGCACAGGGCCGCTATGCGGGCGGTTCGGTCGCGGGTGGCCGTTATCAGCTGCGCGACCTGCTCGGCGAAGGCGGCATGGCGTCGGTGTATCTGGCGTACGACAGCGCCCTCGACCGCCAGGTCGCGATCAAGACCCTGCACACCGAACTCGGCCGCGAGCAGTCCTTCCGCGAACGTTTCCGCCGGGAGGCGCAGGCGGTCGCGAAGCTGTCGCACACCAACATCGTCTCGGTCTTCGACACCGGCGAGGACGCCCTCGACGGCGCCCTCATGCCGTACATCGTCATGGAGTACGTGGAGGGGCAGCCGCTCGGCTCCGTACTCGCCGCGGACGTCCGGCAGTTCGGGGCGATGCCCGCCGACAAGGCGCTGAAGGTCACCGCCGACGTGCTCGCGGCGCTGGACACCAGTCACGAGATGGGCCTGGTGCACCGGGACATCAAGCCGGGCAACGTGATGATGACCAAGCGCGGCGTCGTCAAGGTCATGGACTTCGGCATCGCCCGCGCCATGCAGTCCGGCGTCACCTCGATGACCCAGACCGGCATGGTCGTCGGCACCCCCCAGTACCTCTCCCCCGAGCAGGCCCTGGGCCGCGCCGTGGACGCCCGCTCCGACCTCTACTCGGTCGGCATCATGCTGTTCCAGCTGCTGACGGGCCGGCTGCCGTTCGACGCCGACTCGCCGCTCGCCATCGCCTACGCGCACGTCCAGGAGGAGCCGGTCGCGCCCTCCACGGTCAACCGTTCGGTGAGCCCGGCGATGGACGCGCTGGTGTCCCGCGCCCTGAAGAAGAACCCGAACGAGCGTTTCCCCAGCGCCTCCGCCATGCGCGACGAGTGCCTGCGGGTGCTCGGCGCCGGGCAGACCGGCGCGCCGGTGATCGTCGCGGGCGGCCCGGTCAGCAGCGGCGCGGGCGTCGGCTCGGCGGTCTTCCCGCCGGTCGGCCAGACCGCGCCGCAGGCCGCGCACGGGGTGCAGACGCCGTACCCGGCGCCGATGCCGCACACCCCGCAGCCCGGCCCGTACGGGGTGCCGACCCCGGCGCCCGGACCCGCGCCGTACGGCTACCCGCAGCCCGGCCCGGCGCCGGCCCCGGCGTACCGGACCCCGGCCCCCGCGCCCGTCTACCAGGCACCGCCGCCGGCTCCCGCGCCCGCGCCGTACCCGATGCAGCAGAACGCCGGTCCGGCGGGCGGCGGGAACCGGACGAACAAGC contains the following coding sequences:
- a CDS encoding serine or threonine protein kinase (ATP binding site [chemical binding];~PASTA domain of bacterial serine/threonine kinase pknB-like proteins. PknB isa member of a group of related transmembrane sensor kinases present in many gram positive bacteria, which has been shown to regulate cell shape in Mycobacterium tubercolosis; cd06577;~Protein Kinases, catalytic domain; cl09925;~Serine/Threonine protein kinases, catalytic domain; smart00220;~activation loop (A-loop);~identified by MetaGeneAnnotator; putative;~serine or threonine protein kinase [Streptomyces venezuelae ATCC10712];~substrate binding site [chemical binding]) — its product is MSQDGAQGRYAGGSVAGGRYQLRDLLGEGGMASVYLAYDSALDRQVAIKTLHTELGREQSFRERFRREAQAVAKLSHTNIVSVFDTGEDALDGALMPYIVMEYVEGQPLGSVLAADVRQFGAMPADKALKVTADVLAALDTSHEMGLVHRDIKPGNVMMTKRGVVKVMDFGIARAMQSGVTSMTQTGMVVGTPQYLSPEQALGRAVDARSDLYSVGIMLFQLLTGRLPFDADSPLAIAYAHVQEEPVAPSTVNRSVSPAMDALVSRALKKNPNERFPSASAMRDECLRVLGAGQTGAPVIVAGGPVSSGAGVGSAVFPPVGQTAPQAAHGVQTPYPAPMPHTPQPGPYGVPTPAPGPAPYGYPQPGPAPAPAYRTPAPAPVYQAPPPAPAPAPYPMQQNAGPAGGGNRTNKLALGVIGLLVAAGVITGISLVNRDPADPPAADPSQSASSAPGHRGPDLTKTISTKKCTEPSESSSDPDKFVVPDLTYKNIQSVKDCLQAAGWKVKAETSFDENTYGQGTVITQYPRQGTEIAEDDAQFTLEVSTGNPAQ
- a CDS encoding hypothetical protein (identified by MetaGeneAnnotator; putative;~sequence version:1), with protein sequence MDPMSTDPMSAEEIRAIELLRRVSYGRVATSMRAMPFVAPARHIVTEGCVLIRMHRGLGYHRACNGSVVAYGADNLSAGPEELWSVQFTGTARTVEPTAEQLAAFGTTPDTVDGEPYDPVYLRIDPQFVTLHTIDYPHTAAGSDPSATADPAKRQLHHVA
- a CDS encoding two component luxR family transcriptional regulator (C-terminal DNA-binding domain of LuxR-like proteins. This domain contains a helix-turn-helix motif and binds DNA. Proteins belonging to this group are response regulators; some act as transcriptional activators, others as transcriptional repressors. Many...; cd06170;~DNA binding residues [nucleotide binding];~PFAM: regulatory protein LuxR; response regulator receiver; Sigma-70 region 4 type 2; KEGG: fal:FRAAL3783 putative two-component system response regulator;~Response regulator containing a CheY-like receiver domain and an HTH DNA-binding domain [Signal transduction mechanisms / Transcription]; COG2197;~Signal receiver domain; originally thought to be unique to bacteria (CheY, OmpR, NtrC, and PhoB), now recently identified in eukaroytes ETR1 Arabidopsis thaliana; this domain receives the signal from the sensor partner in a two-component systems; cd00156;~dimerization interface [polypeptide binding];~identified by MetaGeneAnnotator; putative;~intermolecular recognition site;~phosphorylation site [posttranslational modification];~two component LuxR family transcriptional regulator [Frankia sp. EAN1pec]), encoding MEDDIEVVGEAGTAADALVRIPATRPDVAVLDVRLPDGSGVEVCREVRSQDDEINCLMLTSYADDEALFDAIMAGASGYVLKAIRGNELLNAVRDVAAGKSLLDPVATARVLERLRDGNSPKRDDRLANLTEQERKILDLIGEGLTNRAIGERLHLAEKTIKNYVSSLLSKLGMERRSQAAAFVARMQAERR
- a CDS encoding branched-chain alpha-keto acid dehydrogenase E1-alpha subunit (TPP-binding site [chemical binding];~Thiamine pyrophosphate (TPP) family, E1 of PDC_ADC_BCADC subfamily, TPP-binding module; composed of proteins similarto the E1 components of the human pyruvate dehydrogenase complex (PDC), the acetoin dehydrogenase complex (ADC) and the branched chain...; cd02000;~branched-chain alpha-keto acid dehydrogenase E1-alpha subunit [Streptomyces ghanaensis ATCC14672];~heterodimer interface [polypeptide binding];~identified by MetaGeneAnnotator; putative;~phosphorylation loop region [posttranslational modification];~pyruvate dehydrogenase E1 component, alpha subunit; TIGR03181;~tetramer interface [polypeptide binding]), with amino-acid sequence MTVESTAARKATRSSGTKRTASAGASASASTTKKTASASAAKKTTRAKGQTAKAQAAKPSQASPQPHEPELVQLLTPEGERVQHPEYDIDLSADELRGLYRDMVLTRRFDAEATALQRQGELGLWASLLGQEAAQIGSGRALRDDDYVFPTYREHGVAWCRGVDPTNLLGMFRGVNNGGWDPNTNNFHLYTIVLGSQTLHATGYAMGITKDGADSAVLAYFGDGASSQGDVNESFVFSAVYNAPVVFFCQNNQWAISEPTEKQTRVPLYQRARGFGFPGIRVDGNDVLACLAVTRAALERARRGEGPTLIEAFTYRMAAHTTSDDPTRYRRDAEREAWEAKDPIQRLKVYLEREGHADAAFFEELEAESETLGKRVREVVRAMPVPEHMAMFDNVYADGHALVDEERAQYAAYQASFEGGEAE
- a CDS encoding homoserine kinase (ATP binding site [chemical binding];~Aminoglycoside 3'-phosphotransferase (APH) and Choline Kinase (ChoK) family. The APH/ChoK family is part of a larger superfamily that includes the catalytic domains of other kinases, such as the typical serine/threonine/tyrosine protein kinases (PKs)...; cl17270;~Homoserine kinase [Streptomyces venezuelae ATCC10712];~Phosphotransferase enzyme family; pfam01636;~identified by MetaGeneAnnotator; putative), with the translated sequence MPRSSVPPATPVAAAPAPPVGALLRRYADAGEPLSCEPVAQGLLNRSYRLATTRGHYFLKQHLDAPTADRDTIARQHRATERLHALGLPVAPPLPDAAGRTVAVIGGHCYALHPWIDGRHRDGAQLCTAGSRRLGALLGRVHTGLERVMGAPVPARRTAGSGHTPETGAGAGHESARPEDTFLLIDDLLRLVRSRPARDSFDELAEHRLRERRVLLAAHAHRRPPAPAATGWVHGDFHPLNLLYRGAEPAAIVDWDRLDVRPRAEEAVRAAAIFFVRPTGELALDKVRAYARAYRRATGADGAELATAVDRVWWERLNDFWTLRWRYQLDDRRADPLFPAVSALVVWWTRAYPAVRDAFTD
- a CDS encoding serine/threonine protein kinase (ATP binding site [chemical binding];~KEGG: sgr:SGR_3761 putative serine/threonine protein kinase; PFAM: Serine/threonine-protein kinase-like domain; SMART: serine/threonine protein kinase; Tyrosine-protein kinase, subgroup, catalytic domain;~Protein Kinases, catalytic domain; cl09925;~Serine/Threonine protein kinases, catalytic domain; smart00220;~activation loop (A-loop);~identified by MetaGeneAnnotator; putative;~serine/threonine protein kinase [Streptomyces sp. SirexAA- E];~substrate binding site [chemical binding]), encoding MPDAAAESWGVGGVVGDGRYRLTHRLGRGGMAEVFAAEDVRLGRTVAVKLLRADLAEDPVSKARFTREAQSVAGLNHHAIVAVYDSGEDVVGDQSVPYIVMELVEGRTIRDLLISAEAPGPEQALIIVSGVLEALAYSHQHGIVHRDIKPANVIITNSGAVKVMDFGIARALHGAQSTMTQTGMVMGTPQYLSPEQALGKAVDHRSDLYATGCLLYELLALRPPFTGETPLSVVYQHVQDTPIPPSEVAPGSPPELDGLAMRALAKDPDDRFQSAEEMRGLVQYGIQMLQDMGSHTGQWSTGPVMAHETAHTPVGGVAATTAMAHPPHYETAQGPILPPMNRDDGAAGGYVPADGYGHQGGRPGGGRGKLALFVALALIAIIAGVAYAMQPDKPADDGNTKPPASSEKPSPGKDDPSTEPSDEPSTDSGTTGDSSSNGGQGSWQKPTYRPSHRPTTAPPATQEPTAPPTTSTDGGTGASEGTSEGTSEGTGDGGPTGSSSGSSSGTGTSTGTSSGTGTSTGTSSGTGTSTGTTSGTGTSTGASAGAGGAGGTPS
- a CDS encoding branched-chain alpha keto acid dehydrogenase E1 beta subunit (Pyrimidine (PYR) binding domain of the beta subunits of the E1 components of human pyruvate dehydrogenase complex (E1- PDHc) and related proteins; cd07036;~Pyruvate/2-oxoglutarate dehydrogenase complex, dehydrogenase (E1) component, eukaryotic type, beta subunit [Energyproduction and conversion]; COG0022;~TPP binding site [chemical binding];~Transketolase, C-terminal domain; pfam02780;~alpha subunit interface [polypeptide binding];~branched-chain alpha keto acid dehydrogenase E1 beta subunit [Streptomyces ghanaensis ATCC14672];~heterodimer interface [polypeptide binding];~identified by MetaGeneAnnotator; putative) is translated as MAVQKLPLAKALNESLRKALETDPKVIVMGLDVGKLGGVFRITDGLQKDFGEDRVIDTPLAESGIVGTAIGLALRGYRPVVEIQFDGFVFPAYDQIVTQLAKMHARSLGKVKMPVVIRIPYGGGIGAVEHHSESPEALFAHVAGLKVVTPANSSDAYWMLQQAIQSDDPVIFFEPKRRYWDKGELDTEAIPGELHKARVAREGTDLTLVAYGPMVKTCLEAAAAAAEEGKSIEVVDLRSVSPLDFDTIQASVEKTGRLVVVHEAPVFFGSGAEIAARITERCFYHLEAPVLRVGGYHAPYPPARLEEEYLPGLDRVLDAVDRSLAY